The proteins below are encoded in one region of Sebastes fasciatus isolate fSebFas1 chromosome 16, fSebFas1.pri, whole genome shotgun sequence:
- the LOC141752964 gene encoding tripartite motif-containing protein 16-like isoform X6: MAQQVILDRDKLSCSICLDLLKDPVAIPCGHSYCMSCIKDYWGEEHETETHSCPQCRQSFTPRPVLVKNTMLAEVVEELKKAGPQAASPDHSSAGPGDVTCDYCSGMKVKALKSCLVCMASYCEQHLQPHYNVAPLKKHKLVEATLKLQENICSQHDEVMKIFCRTDQKCICYLCSMDDHKGHDTVSAAAERAEKQKELGASRQEVQQRVQDREKDVKVLQQRVEAINLSADEAVRDSEKIFTELIRLIEKRSSEVKQQIRSQQTTQVSRAKELEEKLQQEITELRRKDTELETLSHTEDHLHFLNNYPSLSRLSESKDVPSIDICPLRSFEDVTAAVSEARDKLQAVLSEEWGKISLAVTEVDVLPSTKPRTRAEFMKYSCQITLDPNTAHNNLSLSDRDRKATLMEGEQLYLDHRDRFGEWWQVLSREGLTGRCYWEVKRSGRVFIAVAYKDIKRTGSVNECGFGWNDKSWSLECKSSSYTFSHNNISTSVSGPQSSRIGVYLDHRAGTLSYYSVSETMTLLHRVQTTFTQPLYAGFWLPYSVGDTAELCELK, from the exons ATGGCGCAGCAAGTGATTCTGGATCGAGACAAACTGAGCTGttcaatctgtctggatcttCTAAAGGATCCGGTGGCTATTCCCTGTgggcacagctactgcatgagctGTATTAAAGACTACTGGGGTGAGGAGCATGAGACGgagacacacagctgccctcagtgcaggcagagcttcacaccgaggcctgtcctggtgAAAAATACCATGTTAGCAGAGgttgtggaggaactgaagaaagcAGGACCTCAAGCTGCTTCACCTGATCATTCCTCTGCTGGACCGGGAGACGTGACCTGTGATTACTGCTCTGGGATGAAGGTGAAAGccctcaagtcctgtctggtgtgtatggcctcttactgtgagcagcacctccagcctcactacAATGTagctccattaaagaaacacaagctggttgaggccactttaaagctccaggagaacatctgctctcagcatgacgaggtgatgaagattttctgccgCACCGATCAGAAGTGCATCTGCTATCTCTGCTCCATGGATGATCATAAAGGTCATGACACAGTCTccgctgcagcagagagggctGAGAAGCAGAAGGAGCTCGGGGCGAGTCGGCAAGAAGTCCAACAGAgagtccaggacagagagaaagacgtgaaggtgcttcagcagagggtggaggctatcaatctttctgctgatgaagctgtgagagacagtgagaagatcttcactgagctgatccgtctcattgagaaaagaagctccgaagtgaagcagcagatcagatcccagcagacaaCTCAAGTGAGTCGAGCTAAAGAGcttgaggagaagctgcagcaggagatcactgagctgcggaggaaagacactgagctggagacgctctcacacacagaggatcacctcCATTTCCTAAACAACTACCCCTCGCTGTCACGTCTGAGCGAATCTAAAGACGTTCCCAGCATTGATATCTGTCCTCTGCGCTCCTTTGAGGATGTGACAGCGGCGGTGTCAGAGGCCAGAGATAAACTGCAGGCTGTTCTGAGTGAGGAGTGGGGAAAGATCTCTCtggcagtgactgaagtggatgttttaccatcca CAAAGCCCAGAACCAGAGCTGAGTTTATGAAATATTCTtgtcaaatcacactggatccaaatacagcacacaacaatttgtcattgagtgacagggacagaaaagcaacattaatggAAGGAGAACAGTTATATTTGGATCACCGAGACAGATTTGGTGAATGGtggcaggtcctgagtagagagggtCTGACTGGACGCTGTTATTGGGAGGTGAAACGGAGTGGGAGAGTTTTTATAGCAGTTGCATACAAGGATATTAAACGAACAGGCAGCGTGAATGAATGTGGATTTGGATggaatgacaaatcttggtcaTTAGAATGTAAAAGTAGTAGTTATACATTCAGTCACAACAATATTTCTACTTCCGTCTCAGGCCCTCAGTCCTCCAGAATAGGAGTTTACCTGGATCACAGGGCAGGTACTCTGTCttactacagcgtctctgaaaccatgactctcctccacagagtccagaccacgttcactcagcctctctatgctggatttTGGCTTCCATATAGTGTTGGAGACACTGCTGAGCTGTGTGAGCTCAAGTAG
- the LOC141752964 gene encoding tripartite motif-containing protein 16-like isoform X5 — translation MAQQVILDRDKLSCSICLDLLKDPVAIPCGHSYCMSCIKDYWGEEHETETHSCPQCRQSFTPRPVLVKNTMLAEVVEELKKAGPQAASPDHSSAGPGDVTCDYCSGMKVKALKSCLVCMASYCEQHLQPHYNVAPLKKHKLVEATLKLQENICSQHDEVMKIFCRTDQKCICYLCSMDDHKGHDTVSAAAERAEKQKELGASRQEVQQRVQDREKDVKVLQQRVEAINLSADEAVRDSEKIFTELIRLIEKRSSEVKQQIRSQQTTQVSRAKELEEKLQQEITELRRKDTELETLSHTEDHLHFLNNYPSLSRLSESKDVPSIDICPLRSFEDVTAAVSEARDKLQAVLSEEWGKISLAVTEVDVLPPQAKPRTRAEFMKYSCQITLDPNTAHNNLSLSDRDRKATLMEGEQLYLDHRDRFGEWWQVLSREGLTGRCYWEVKRSGRVFIAVAYKDIKRTGSVNECGFGWNDKSWSLECKSSSYTFSHNNISTSVSGPQSSRIGVYLDHRAGTLSYYSVSETMTLLHRVQTTFTQPLYAGFWLPYSVGDTAELCELK, via the exons ATGGCGCAGCAAGTGATTCTGGATCGAGACAAACTGAGCTGttcaatctgtctggatcttCTAAAGGATCCGGTGGCTATTCCCTGTgggcacagctactgcatgagctGTATTAAAGACTACTGGGGTGAGGAGCATGAGACGgagacacacagctgccctcagtgcaggcagagcttcacaccgaggcctgtcctggtgAAAAATACCATGTTAGCAGAGgttgtggaggaactgaagaaagcAGGACCTCAAGCTGCTTCACCTGATCATTCCTCTGCTGGACCGGGAGACGTGACCTGTGATTACTGCTCTGGGATGAAGGTGAAAGccctcaagtcctgtctggtgtgtatggcctcttactgtgagcagcacctccagcctcactacAATGTagctccattaaagaaacacaagctggttgaggccactttaaagctccaggagaacatctgctctcagcatgacgaggtgatgaagattttctgccgCACCGATCAGAAGTGCATCTGCTATCTCTGCTCCATGGATGATCATAAAGGTCATGACACAGTCTccgctgcagcagagagggctGAGAAGCAGAAGGAGCTCGGGGCGAGTCGGCAAGAAGTCCAACAGAgagtccaggacagagagaaagacgtgaaggtgcttcagcagagggtggaggctatcaatctttctgctgatgaagctgtgagagacagtgagaagatcttcactgagctgatccgtctcattgagaaaagaagctccgaagtgaagcagcagatcagatcccagcagacaaCTCAAGTGAGTCGAGCTAAAGAGcttgaggagaagctgcagcaggagatcactgagctgcggaggaaagacactgagctggagacgctctcacacacagaggatcacctcCATTTCCTAAACAACTACCCCTCGCTGTCACGTCTGAGCGAATCTAAAGACGTTCCCAGCATTGATATCTGTCCTCTGCGCTCCTTTGAGGATGTGACAGCGGCGGTGTCAGAGGCCAGAGATAAACTGCAGGCTGTTCTGAGTGAGGAGTGGGGAAAGATCTCTCtggcagtgactgaagtggatg TTTTACCGCCTCAAGCAAAGCCCAGAACCAGAGCTGAGTTTATGAAATATTCTtgtcaaatcacactggatccaaatacagcacacaacaatttgtcattgagtgacagggacagaaaagcaacattaatggAAGGAGAACAGTTATATTTGGATCACCGAGACAGATTTGGTGAATGGtggcaggtcctgagtagagagggtCTGACTGGACGCTGTTATTGGGAGGTGAAACGGAGTGGGAGAGTTTTTATAGCAGTTGCATACAAGGATATTAAACGAACAGGCAGCGTGAATGAATGTGGATTTGGATggaatgacaaatcttggtcaTTAGAATGTAAAAGTAGTAGTTATACATTCAGTCACAACAATATTTCTACTTCCGTCTCAGGCCCTCAGTCCTCCAGAATAGGAGTTTACCTGGATCACAGGGCAGGTACTCTGTCttactacagcgtctctgaaaccatgactctcctccacagagtccagaccacgttcactcagcctctctatgctggatttTGGCTTCCATATAGTGTTGGAGACACTGCTGAGCTGTGTGAGCTCAAGTAG
- the LOC141752964 gene encoding tripartite motif-containing protein 16-like isoform X3, which translates to MAQQVILDRDKLSCSICLDLLKDPVAIPCGHSYCMSCIKDYWGEEHETETHSCPQCRQSFTPRPVLVKNTMLAEVVEELKKAGPQAASPDHSSAGPGDVTCDYCSGMKVKALKSCLVCMASYCEQHLQPHYNVAPLKKHKLVEATLKLQENICSQHDEVMKIFCRTDQKCICYLCSMDDHKGHDTVSAAAERAEKQKELGASRQEVQQRVQDREKDVKVLQQRVEAINLSADEAVRDSEKIFTELIRLIEKRSSEVKQQIRSQQTTQVSRAKELEEKLQQEITELRRKDTELETLSHTEDHLHFLNNYPSLSRLSESKDVPSIDICPLRSFEDVTAAVSEARDKLQAVLSEEWGKISLAVTEVDVLLPPQAKPRTRAEFMKYSCQITLDPNTAHNNLSLSDRDRKATLMEGEQLYLDHRDRFGEWWQVLSREGLTGRCYWEVKRSGRVFIAVAYKDIKRTGSVNECGFGWNDKSWSLECKSSSYTFSHNNISTSVSGPQSSRIGVYLDHRAGTLSYYSVSETMTLLHRVQTTFTQPLYAGFWLPYSVGDTAELCELK; encoded by the exons ATGGCGCAGCAAGTGATTCTGGATCGAGACAAACTGAGCTGttcaatctgtctggatcttCTAAAGGATCCGGTGGCTATTCCCTGTgggcacagctactgcatgagctGTATTAAAGACTACTGGGGTGAGGAGCATGAGACGgagacacacagctgccctcagtgcaggcagagcttcacaccgaggcctgtcctggtgAAAAATACCATGTTAGCAGAGgttgtggaggaactgaagaaagcAGGACCTCAAGCTGCTTCACCTGATCATTCCTCTGCTGGACCGGGAGACGTGACCTGTGATTACTGCTCTGGGATGAAGGTGAAAGccctcaagtcctgtctggtgtgtatggcctcttactgtgagcagcacctccagcctcactacAATGTagctccattaaagaaacacaagctggttgaggccactttaaagctccaggagaacatctgctctcagcatgacgaggtgatgaagattttctgccgCACCGATCAGAAGTGCATCTGCTATCTCTGCTCCATGGATGATCATAAAGGTCATGACACAGTCTccgctgcagcagagagggctGAGAAGCAGAAGGAGCTCGGGGCGAGTCGGCAAGAAGTCCAACAGAgagtccaggacagagagaaagacgtgaaggtgcttcagcagagggtggaggctatcaatctttctgctgatgaagctgtgagagacagtgagaagatcttcactgagctgatccgtctcattgagaaaagaagctccgaagtgaagcagcagatcagatcccagcagacaaCTCAAGTGAGTCGAGCTAAAGAGcttgaggagaagctgcagcaggagatcactgagctgcggaggaaagacactgagctggagacgctctcacacacagaggatcacctcCATTTCCTAAACAACTACCCCTCGCTGTCACGTCTGAGCGAATCTAAAGACGTTCCCAGCATTGATATCTGTCCTCTGCGCTCCTTTGAGGATGTGACAGCGGCGGTGTCAGAGGCCAGAGATAAACTGCAGGCTGTTCTGAGTGAGGAGTGGGGAAAGATCTCTCtggcagtgactgaagtggatgtttta TTACCGCCTCAAGCAAAGCCCAGAACCAGAGCTGAGTTTATGAAATATTCTtgtcaaatcacactggatccaaatacagcacacaacaatttgtcattgagtgacagggacagaaaagcaacattaatggAAGGAGAACAGTTATATTTGGATCACCGAGACAGATTTGGTGAATGGtggcaggtcctgagtagagagggtCTGACTGGACGCTGTTATTGGGAGGTGAAACGGAGTGGGAGAGTTTTTATAGCAGTTGCATACAAGGATATTAAACGAACAGGCAGCGTGAATGAATGTGGATTTGGATggaatgacaaatcttggtcaTTAGAATGTAAAAGTAGTAGTTATACATTCAGTCACAACAATATTTCTACTTCCGTCTCAGGCCCTCAGTCCTCCAGAATAGGAGTTTACCTGGATCACAGGGCAGGTACTCTGTCttactacagcgtctctgaaaccatgactctcctccacagagtccagaccacgttcactcagcctctctatgctggatttTGGCTTCCATATAGTGTTGGAGACACTGCTGAGCTGTGTGAGCTCAAGTAG
- the LOC141752964 gene encoding tripartite motif-containing protein 16-like isoform X2: protein MAQQVILDRDKLSCSICLDLLKDPVAIPCGHSYCMSCIKDYWGEEHETETHSCPQCRQSFTPRPVLVKNTMLAEVVEELKKAGPQAASPDHSSAGPGDVTCDYCSGMKVKALKSCLVCMASYCEQHLQPHYNVAPLKKHKLVEATLKLQENICSQHDEVMKIFCRTDQKCICYLCSMDDHKGHDTVSAAAERAEKQKELGASRQEVQQRVQDREKDVKVLQQRVEAINLSADEAVRDSEKIFTELIRLIEKRSSEVKQQIRSQQTTQVSRAKELEEKLQQEITELRRKDTELETLSHTEDHLHFLNNYPSLSRLSESKDVPSIDICPLRSFEDVTAAVSEARDKLQAVLSEEWGKISLAVTEVDVLPSIHLQPLIPTRAEFMKYSCQITLDPNTAHNNLSLSDRDRKATLMEGEQLYLDHRDRFGEWWQVLSREGLTGRCYWEVKRSGRVFIAVAYKDIKRTGSVNECGFGWNDKSWSLECKSSSYTFSHNNISTSVSGPQSSRIGVYLDHRAGTLSYYSVSETMTLLHRVQTTFTQPLYAGFWLPYSVGDTAELCELK, encoded by the exons ATGGCGCAGCAAGTGATTCTGGATCGAGACAAACTGAGCTGttcaatctgtctggatcttCTAAAGGATCCGGTGGCTATTCCCTGTgggcacagctactgcatgagctGTATTAAAGACTACTGGGGTGAGGAGCATGAGACGgagacacacagctgccctcagtgcaggcagagcttcacaccgaggcctgtcctggtgAAAAATACCATGTTAGCAGAGgttgtggaggaactgaagaaagcAGGACCTCAAGCTGCTTCACCTGATCATTCCTCTGCTGGACCGGGAGACGTGACCTGTGATTACTGCTCTGGGATGAAGGTGAAAGccctcaagtcctgtctggtgtgtatggcctcttactgtgagcagcacctccagcctcactacAATGTagctccattaaagaaacacaagctggttgaggccactttaaagctccaggagaacatctgctctcagcatgacgaggtgatgaagattttctgccgCACCGATCAGAAGTGCATCTGCTATCTCTGCTCCATGGATGATCATAAAGGTCATGACACAGTCTccgctgcagcagagagggctGAGAAGCAGAAGGAGCTCGGGGCGAGTCGGCAAGAAGTCCAACAGAgagtccaggacagagagaaagacgtgaaggtgcttcagcagagggtggaggctatcaatctttctgctgatgaagctgtgagagacagtgagaagatcttcactgagctgatccgtctcattgagaaaagaagctccgaagtgaagcagcagatcagatcccagcagacaaCTCAAGTGAGTCGAGCTAAAGAGcttgaggagaagctgcagcaggagatcactgagctgcggaggaaagacactgagctggagacgctctcacacacagaggatcacctcCATTTCCTAAACAACTACCCCTCGCTGTCACGTCTGAGCGAATCTAAAGACGTTCCCAGCATTGATATCTGTCCTCTGCGCTCCTTTGAGGATGTGACAGCGGCGGTGTCAGAGGCCAGAGATAAACTGCAGGCTGTTCTGAGTGAGGAGTGGGGAAAGATCTCTCtggcagtgactgaagtggatgttttaccatccatccatctgcaaccgcttatccc AACCAGAGCTGAGTTTATGAAATATTCTtgtcaaatcacactggatccaaatacagcacacaacaatttgtcattgagtgacagggacagaaaagcaacattaatggAAGGAGAACAGTTATATTTGGATCACCGAGACAGATTTGGTGAATGGtggcaggtcctgagtagagagggtCTGACTGGACGCTGTTATTGGGAGGTGAAACGGAGTGGGAGAGTTTTTATAGCAGTTGCATACAAGGATATTAAACGAACAGGCAGCGTGAATGAATGTGGATTTGGATggaatgacaaatcttggtcaTTAGAATGTAAAAGTAGTAGTTATACATTCAGTCACAACAATATTTCTACTTCCGTCTCAGGCCCTCAGTCCTCCAGAATAGGAGTTTACCTGGATCACAGGGCAGGTACTCTGTCttactacagcgtctctgaaaccatgactctcctccacagagtccagaccacgttcactcagcctctctatgctggatttTGGCTTCCATATAGTGTTGGAGACACTGCTGAGCTGTGTGAGCTCAAGTAG
- the LOC141752964 gene encoding tripartite motif-containing protein 16-like isoform X7 — protein MAQQVILDRDKLSCSICLDLLKDPVAIPCGHSYCMSCIKDYWGEEHETETHSCPQCRQSFTPRPVLVKNTMLAEVVEELKKAGPQAASPDHSSAGPGDVTCDYCSGMKVKALKSCLVCMASYCEQHLQPHYNVAPLKKHKLVEATLKLQENICSQHDEVMKIFCRTDQKCICYLCSMDDHKGHDTVSAAAERAEKQKELGASRQEVQQRVQDREKDVKVLQQRVEAINLSADEAVRDSEKIFTELIRLIEKRSSEVKQQIRSQQTTQVSRAKELEEKLQQEITELRRKDTELETLSHTEDHLHFLNNYPSLSRLSESKDVPSIDICPLRSFEDVTAAVSEARDKLQAVLSEEWGKISLAVTEVAPQAKPRTRAEFMKYSCQITLDPNTAHNNLSLSDRDRKATLMEGEQLYLDHRDRFGEWWQVLSREGLTGRCYWEVKRSGRVFIAVAYKDIKRTGSVNECGFGWNDKSWSLECKSSSYTFSHNNISTSVSGPQSSRIGVYLDHRAGTLSYYSVSETMTLLHRVQTTFTQPLYAGFWLPYSVGDTAELCELK, from the exons ATGGCGCAGCAAGTGATTCTGGATCGAGACAAACTGAGCTGttcaatctgtctggatcttCTAAAGGATCCGGTGGCTATTCCCTGTgggcacagctactgcatgagctGTATTAAAGACTACTGGGGTGAGGAGCATGAGACGgagacacacagctgccctcagtgcaggcagagcttcacaccgaggcctgtcctggtgAAAAATACCATGTTAGCAGAGgttgtggaggaactgaagaaagcAGGACCTCAAGCTGCTTCACCTGATCATTCCTCTGCTGGACCGGGAGACGTGACCTGTGATTACTGCTCTGGGATGAAGGTGAAAGccctcaagtcctgtctggtgtgtatggcctcttactgtgagcagcacctccagcctcactacAATGTagctccattaaagaaacacaagctggttgaggccactttaaagctccaggagaacatctgctctcagcatgacgaggtgatgaagattttctgccgCACCGATCAGAAGTGCATCTGCTATCTCTGCTCCATGGATGATCATAAAGGTCATGACACAGTCTccgctgcagcagagagggctGAGAAGCAGAAGGAGCTCGGGGCGAGTCGGCAAGAAGTCCAACAGAgagtccaggacagagagaaagacgtgaaggtgcttcagcagagggtggaggctatcaatctttctgctgatgaagctgtgagagacagtgagaagatcttcactgagctgatccgtctcattgagaaaagaagctccgaagtgaagcagcagatcagatcccagcagacaaCTCAAGTGAGTCGAGCTAAAGAGcttgaggagaagctgcagcaggagatcactgagctgcggaggaaagacactgagctggagacgctctcacacacagaggatcacctcCATTTCCTAAACAACTACCCCTCGCTGTCACGTCTGAGCGAATCTAAAGACGTTCCCAGCATTGATATCTGTCCTCTGCGCTCCTTTGAGGATGTGACAGCGGCGGTGTCAGAGGCCAGAGATAAACTGCAGGCTGTTCTGAGTGAGGAGTGGGGAAAGATCTCTCtggcagtgactgaagtgg CGCCTCAAGCAAAGCCCAGAACCAGAGCTGAGTTTATGAAATATTCTtgtcaaatcacactggatccaaatacagcacacaacaatttgtcattgagtgacagggacagaaaagcaacattaatggAAGGAGAACAGTTATATTTGGATCACCGAGACAGATTTGGTGAATGGtggcaggtcctgagtagagagggtCTGACTGGACGCTGTTATTGGGAGGTGAAACGGAGTGGGAGAGTTTTTATAGCAGTTGCATACAAGGATATTAAACGAACAGGCAGCGTGAATGAATGTGGATTTGGATggaatgacaaatcttggtcaTTAGAATGTAAAAGTAGTAGTTATACATTCAGTCACAACAATATTTCTACTTCCGTCTCAGGCCCTCAGTCCTCCAGAATAGGAGTTTACCTGGATCACAGGGCAGGTACTCTGTCttactacagcgtctctgaaaccatgactctcctccacagagtccagaccacgttcactcagcctctctatgctggatttTGGCTTCCATATAGTGTTGGAGACACTGCTGAGCTGTGTGAGCTCAAGTAG
- the LOC141752964 gene encoding tripartite motif-containing protein 16-like isoform X4, with amino-acid sequence MAQQVILDRDKLSCSICLDLLKDPVAIPCGHSYCMSCIKDYWGEEHETETHSCPQCRQSFTPRPVLVKNTMLAEVVEELKKAGPQAASPDHSSAGPGDVTCDYCSGMKVKALKSCLVCMASYCEQHLQPHYNVAPLKKHKLVEATLKLQENICSQHDEVMKIFCRTDQKCICYLCSMDDHKGHDTVSAAAERAEKQKELGASRQEVQQRVQDREKDVKVLQQRVEAINLSADEAVRDSEKIFTELIRLIEKRSSEVKQQIRSQQTTQVSRAKELEEKLQQEITELRRKDTELETLSHTEDHLHFLNNYPSLSRLSESKDVPSIDICPLRSFEDVTAAVSEARDKLQAVLSEEWGKISLAVTEVDVLPSIQAKPRTRAEFMKYSCQITLDPNTAHNNLSLSDRDRKATLMEGEQLYLDHRDRFGEWWQVLSREGLTGRCYWEVKRSGRVFIAVAYKDIKRTGSVNECGFGWNDKSWSLECKSSSYTFSHNNISTSVSGPQSSRIGVYLDHRAGTLSYYSVSETMTLLHRVQTTFTQPLYAGFWLPYSVGDTAELCELK; translated from the exons ATGGCGCAGCAAGTGATTCTGGATCGAGACAAACTGAGCTGttcaatctgtctggatcttCTAAAGGATCCGGTGGCTATTCCCTGTgggcacagctactgcatgagctGTATTAAAGACTACTGGGGTGAGGAGCATGAGACGgagacacacagctgccctcagtgcaggcagagcttcacaccgaggcctgtcctggtgAAAAATACCATGTTAGCAGAGgttgtggaggaactgaagaaagcAGGACCTCAAGCTGCTTCACCTGATCATTCCTCTGCTGGACCGGGAGACGTGACCTGTGATTACTGCTCTGGGATGAAGGTGAAAGccctcaagtcctgtctggtgtgtatggcctcttactgtgagcagcacctccagcctcactacAATGTagctccattaaagaaacacaagctggttgaggccactttaaagctccaggagaacatctgctctcagcatgacgaggtgatgaagattttctgccgCACCGATCAGAAGTGCATCTGCTATCTCTGCTCCATGGATGATCATAAAGGTCATGACACAGTCTccgctgcagcagagagggctGAGAAGCAGAAGGAGCTCGGGGCGAGTCGGCAAGAAGTCCAACAGAgagtccaggacagagagaaagacgtgaaggtgcttcagcagagggtggaggctatcaatctttctgctgatgaagctgtgagagacagtgagaagatcttcactgagctgatccgtctcattgagaaaagaagctccgaagtgaagcagcagatcagatcccagcagacaaCTCAAGTGAGTCGAGCTAAAGAGcttgaggagaagctgcagcaggagatcactgagctgcggaggaaagacactgagctggagacgctctcacacacagaggatcacctcCATTTCCTAAACAACTACCCCTCGCTGTCACGTCTGAGCGAATCTAAAGACGTTCCCAGCATTGATATCTGTCCTCTGCGCTCCTTTGAGGATGTGACAGCGGCGGTGTCAGAGGCCAGAGATAAACTGCAGGCTGTTCTGAGTGAGGAGTGGGGAAAGATCTCTCtggcagtgactgaagtggatgttttaccatccat TCAAGCAAAGCCCAGAACCAGAGCTGAGTTTATGAAATATTCTtgtcaaatcacactggatccaaatacagcacacaacaatttgtcattgagtgacagggacagaaaagcaacattaatggAAGGAGAACAGTTATATTTGGATCACCGAGACAGATTTGGTGAATGGtggcaggtcctgagtagagagggtCTGACTGGACGCTGTTATTGGGAGGTGAAACGGAGTGGGAGAGTTTTTATAGCAGTTGCATACAAGGATATTAAACGAACAGGCAGCGTGAATGAATGTGGATTTGGATggaatgacaaatcttggtcaTTAGAATGTAAAAGTAGTAGTTATACATTCAGTCACAACAATATTTCTACTTCCGTCTCAGGCCCTCAGTCCTCCAGAATAGGAGTTTACCTGGATCACAGGGCAGGTACTCTGTCttactacagcgtctctgaaaccatgactctcctccacagagtccagaccacgttcactcagcctctctatgctggatttTGGCTTCCATATAGTGTTGGAGACACTGCTGAGCTGTGTGAGCTCAAGTAG